A portion of the Sabethes cyaneus chromosome 3, idSabCyanKW18_F2, whole genome shotgun sequence genome contains these proteins:
- the LOC128743570 gene encoding uncharacterized protein LOC128743570, giving the protein MFGKNSLLLGKVFLLVTVIGVVIACNGGYKVKVRKIQNCAGSDAVITANENYTVVLTKNCDIKSRGCVQFKSFKTAVAKYKVRKDGMLMLQGSLDLCDQLAIGNQDATIGPMLRTFNLPEKCPVEGGTLCTDPSQTINIAPFAQFLALAQGTIDVETEIQHDTGRSCFRVRFEVTK; this is encoded by the exons ATGTTCGGAAAAAATTCTTTGCTGTTGGGAAAAGTTTTCCTGCTGGTGACTGTGATTGGAGTTGTTATTGCATGC AATGGCGGTTACAAGGTCAAGGTGCGAAAGATTCAGAACTGTGCCGGCTCGGATGCGGTCATCACGGCCAACGAAAACTACACGGTGGTGCTGACGAAGAACTGCGACATCAAGTCCCGCGGGTGCGTGCAGTTCAAATCGTTCAAGACGGCCGTCGCGAAGTACAAGGTCCGCAAGGATGGTATGTTGATGCTGCAGGGTAGTTTGGACCTGTGCGACCAGCTAGCGATCGGCAACCAGGACGCCACGATCGGTCCGATGCTACGGACGTTCAATCTGCCGGAGAAGTGTCCGGTCGAGGGG GGAACTCTGTGCACCGATCCGTCACAGACGATCAATATTGCGCCGTTTGCACAGTTCCTCGCACTGGCACAGGGAACGATTGACGTTGAAACCGAGATTCAACACGACACG GGCAGAAGTTGCTTCCGAGTCAGGTTCGAAGTCACAAAGTGA